TTTCTTTGGCATAGGCAACCTTACTTACGGCCTTAATGCCACAATCGAGAGAGATAATGAGCTTTACGCCTGTCTCCACGGCATAATCGATTCCTTGAAACGAAATGCCATACCCTTCATCGTACCGGTCCGGAATGTAATAATCAATATTACTTGTTATTCCCCGAAAGAACTTGTATACCAACGAAACTGCGGTAGTACCATCTACATCATAATCCCCGTAAATGAGGATCCGCTCTTTGTTACCCAGAGCCCGCTCAATCCGCCGGATCGCTACATCCATGTCAGGTAGCAGAAAAGGATCATGCAACTCGTTGAGTTTAGGATACAAGAATCCGGTTGCTTCTTCCTTAGTCTCTATACCTCTCTTGATAAGCAATTCAGTAAGAACGGGATGTAAATTTAATTCTTTCGCTAATTCATTTTTTCTATTTTTTTGGTCGTTTGTAAGGGTTGAATAATTCCATCTGTAAGTCATTTATATCGTTTTTTTCTTTTCTCTCTCAAATCCCGAATCGGCTTCGGGAGCACTGCAACAGGATGTCAAAAAGTCCGGCGGCAAAAGATCTCAATAATGGCATATCGATATACCATTCCGAAGTTGTAAAGGTAATACTATTTTTTCTTTTTCGTTTATTTTACACAATAAATAACCCATTTTCTCCAGATCAATTCTTATTTGTACCTTCTTATTTGTACCTTTGTACATCAAAATCAATGCAAGAATGGAGATTGCGGCACTGGTATCAGGAGGAGTAGACAGTTCAGTTGTAGTACACCGGTTAAAGGAAATGGGCTACGACCCGACCATCTTTTATATAAAAATAGGGATGGAGGACAAGGACGGATATATCGACTGCCCGTCGGAAGAAGATATCGAGATCGTGTCATTCATCGCCAGAAAATATGGATGTCGCTTTGAGATAGTGTCGTTACATGAGGAGTATTGGGATAGTGTGGTACGCTACACCATCGATTCGGTCAAACGGGGATTGACGCCCAATCCCGATATGATGTGCAACAAACTGATCAAATTCGGTGTTTTTGAACAGAAATGGGGCCATCAGTTCGATAAGATTGCGACCGGGCACTATGCCACCACCACGGAGTTGGATGGATTGACATGGCTTTCCACCGCGAAAGACCACATAAAGGACCAGACCTATTTTCTGGGGCAAATAAGCTATATGCAAGTCTCTAAACTGATGTTTCCGATCGGCGATCTGCTTAAGTCGGAAGTACGGACTATTGCCGCCCGGGAGAAGTTACCGTCAGCCCAACGCAAAGACAGCCAGGGTATTTGTTTCCTGGGAAAAGTAAATTACAACGAGTTCATTGAACGCTACCTGGGTAGAAAGGACGGCCTTATCGTGGAACTGGAGACCGGGAATATCCTGGGCAAGCATCAGGGTTTCTGGTTCCATACCATCGGTCAGCGCAAGGGGCTGGGATTGAGTGGAGGCCCCTGGTTCGTGATCAAGAAAGATGTACAGCGGAATATCGTGTATGTTTCTAAAGGGTACGACACGATACACCAGTATGGTGAAATCATCAACCTGCAAGGATTTGAGTTTATCACCAAAGATATCTGGGGTGATTTTGATGGAGAAAAAGAGATTACCTTCAAGATAAGGCATACACCGGAGTTCACACCGGGAAAAATTTCAAAGATCGGTGATTTATACCGTATCCATTCCTCCGAGCCGGTGCAGGGCATTGCTGCCGGACAATTCGGGGTGGTATATGACACCGAGAAGAATTTGTGCCTGGGGAGTGGGATGATATATTGAAGTGGAAAGGTGCCTGAGTGATTGAGCGGATAAGCGGATAATGCACTTCGTGCGATAAATGATATATGCTTCGCATGATAATAGTTGCGCCGATACACACTTCGGCGATAGTTCTTTCTTAATTTTTAGTTTTTAGTTTTACAATATGAGACGAATATTTATTGTAGTTTTCCTCTTTTTGCTGTTATCTATCCCAAAGATACAAGCGCAATTTGAGGGTACCTTAGGATTGGGTGTACATGCAGGATATGGAGCGGAGGTCAACAATCTGGGTGGTGGAATACATATTCATTTCTACCGGACAAATAATATCCGGTTCGCGCCTTCATTTACCTATTTTCTGGAAGACAAAGGAGAAAATATGTGGATGACGGACCTGGATGCACATTACATCCTGCCGGTTTCCTACTCTGCCTCACTATATCCGATTGCCGGTCTGCATTACTCCCAATGGAAGTACGATGCTTCAAAAGGGAACGGAGATTCCGAGAAGGACTGGACAAAGAATCGTCTGGGTGCGAATCTTGGCCTCGGGTTTCAGCATGACATAGCCTACAGGGTACGGGCTAACTTCGAGCTGAAATACCAATTTATCAAGGATTACTCGCAGGTATTTTTCAGTGCGGGAATAGGATTCTGGTTTTAAATGAGAACCAAGAACCAAGAGCCAAGAACCAAGACAATTTAGAAATTAATGAGAATATGGAAAGCGGGCTTCAATCAATCTATTACACCCCAAATCAAACAACCAGGATTCCAAATCCCAAATCTTGGGTCTTGATTCTTGGCTCTAAAAGTCTATAAATATGAAAGATCTCATTACTAACGAAATAAAAAAAGAAAACGCCATACTCGTAGGACTTATTACACCCGAACAAAACGAAGAGAAGGTGAATGAATACCTCTACGAGCTGGCATTCTTGGCAGAAACAGCAGGTCTTACTCCCGCAAAACGTTTTGTGCAGCGCTTAGAGACACCCAATACAGTGACGTTTGTGGGTAGCGGAAAACTGCAGGAGATAAAGAATTACGTGGAAGAGGAGGAGAATGAGATCGGTGTGGTTATCTTTGATGACGAATTGTCCGCCCGCCAACTCCGTAACATCGAGAGAGAGCTCAAGATCCGCATCATGGATCGTACCAGCCTGATTCTCGACATCTTTGCCATGCGTGCCCAGACAGCACATGCCAAGGCGCAGGTGGAACTGGCGCAGTACCAGTATCTGCTGCCGCGATTAACCCGTATGTGGACCCACCTCGAACGGCAACGGGGCGGTGGCGGTACCATCATGCGCGGACCGGGGGAAACACAGTTGGAGACCGACCGCCGTATTATCCTCGACAAGATATCGCGCCTGAAGCAGGAGTTGAAAGAGATCGACAAACAGAAAAGCGTCCAGCGTAAGAACCGGGGAAAACTGGTGCGGGTAGCATTAGTGGGATATACCAACGTAGGGAAATCCACATTGATGAACCTGTTGAGCAAAAGTGAGGTATTTGCAGAGAATAAGCTCTTTGCCACGCTCGACACGACCGTGCGCAAGGTGACCATCGAGAACCTGCCGTTCCTGCTTACCGACACCGTCGGCTTTATCCGCAAACTCCCCACCCACCTGATCGAGTCTTTCAAGTCGACCCTCGACGAGGTACGCGAGGCCGATATCCTGGTACATGTGGTGGATATTTCACATCCCGCCTTTGAAGAACAGATAGAAGTGGTAGAAAAAACCCTGTTCGAGATCGACGAAACAGAAAAACCCTCCATCCTTGTCTTCAATAAGATTGACGCTTTTTCACATGTCGAGAAAGATGAAGACGATCTCACTCCGAAGAAACGGGAGAATTACACACTCGAAGAGCTAAAACAGACCTGGATGCACAAGATGAAGGAGAACTGCATCTTTATCTCGGCCAGGGAGAAAACAAACATCGACAACCTGAAACAGATTATCTATGATAAGGTAAAAGAGATTCATATCACCCGCTTTCCCTATAACGACTTCCTGTATCAGAATTACGAAGAGGAGGAATAGAATTCCGGTCCTACACCAACTCCTCAAGCCGGATAATTCCTGCACGGGTAAAGGAAACCCGGAAGCGCTTGTAATCCATCTGGTCTTCAAATTGCAACTGCATCAGAATATTCAGATAGTAAATCTTTTCTCCGTATATCTCAACGGATTCGCCTTCTTCATTGAGGTAGTAAATCGCCTCTTCGGGGTTATCCGTCTTTTGCATGAAACGGGAGAGGTGGAAACGCATGATATCATTTATCCCTGCAATCGGATATTCACTGTTCTTGTTGATTTCCACCCGGTCCAGAAATACTTGCTTGCGGTAAAGGATAATTTTTTCGTCGGTTATACGATTCTCTGCTTCCACCAAAGCACTCCTGCTCCTCATATTCATCACTTCCCGGGGCACTTTGTCCTCAGTAATAAAATCAACCGCTTCCTTGATCCATCCTATTGAAGCATCCTTGATGCCTATTTCGGTCTTATTGTCAAAATACCGGTTAAGCCGCTTGTGTGCAAAATAGTAACGCATCAGTTCCTTGATACGGTCTTTCAGCATATAGCTTACCACCAGCGCGATGAACAGCGGCATTGTAAAGTTGCCGTACTTCATCTGGAACGAGAATGCCACGGTCGTGGCAAAAATCATGGAGAGTCCGGCGGCAAGGCTGTAATAAATTTGCTCCACCAGCACACCATCTTTCTTTTTACGTGCCCGTAAAAAGAGATCGCTTTCGGCATATTTCTTCAAGATGCTTCTCCTGAAAATAAACTCCCTGTTTTTTAATGGATTATCCTTATCCACGCTGATATATTTCATCTCTTGCCGGTATGCTGCCTCATCGTGCCATAATGAAGTCAGAAGACCGATAGATTGCTCATACTTCCCCGCATCCTTTCTCTGCAGAAAACCGATAAGATAACACGTTCTTTGGTCTACCAGGTTGCTGATATATTCATCGGCAAAGAAAAAATAATTGAGATATTCGGAAGAGATGGTCGGCACATTGATAATTTTCCGGAGATACCTGAATTTCAAAAGGATATTCCTGACACTCTCCACATAAGAAGCAATCAGGTATTCCATATCATCTTTGATATTATTTTTCAGCAGATGGACCACTTCATCGCGGATAGCACTTTTAAAGATGGCGGTGAACATTTTTATCTGGGATTCATACTCCTTGATGGCGGTACGTGTAGGCTCACTGGCAGTCTTATGGAAAACCCGTTCCAGATTCTTCAATGGAATAGCCTCACCTTCACATATCTCTCGCAACAAAAAAACGGGAGTTATCAACCGGATATAACTCTTTACATCCCGGTAAAAATGGCTTTTATCATAGGTAAGGGAATTGATATCGAGGCTATTCGGAATGAACATCCAGGTGTTGATAGAAAAATTGCTCTGGTCGCGTTTACGGCGAACATGGAATCCTACCTTGAACTCAATGGAAAACTTATCATGTATCTTAGCTGCAATATCAATCATTTTATCAACCTTCTCCTATCTTTTTAAAAGAATAATCCGTTAGTGTATCCCAACCATCTGAATACCGTCTCTCCCCAGACAATAATCATCACCCAGGCAATGATCATCATCGTAAAGCCAAATTTAAATGTATCGCTCCAACTATACTGGTCAGTTGTATATAACAACGCAGCGGGTTTACTGTTGAACGGCAACACATATACGTGATTGTTCAGCAATGCCACCGGAAAGGCGAGGCTCAACGGATGGAAGCCAAACTGTTGTTCAATACCCAGTGCAATAGGGATGAATATCAGTGTACGCATCGTCTTGGACTGGAATATCAATGCGCTGAAAAGCATCAGGAATGTCAGCACCAGATAGATTACCCAGAAAGGGGTAGCCGCGGTGATTCCCAGCTTGGCAAAAGAAACATTGACGATTGTCCCGGGTAAGCCGGTGGCATCAAGACCTACGCCCAACGCATACGCGCCTGCGGAGAACAGCATCAGGTGCCAGGGAATATCCACTTCGTTCCAGTTCACAATCCCTATTTTGGGAAGTAATGCCACGATAGCACCCGCGAAGGCTACCGTTGTCTGACTGATACCGTGTTGCTTGTCTGTCGCCCACAGCACAAGTACCGCCACAAATATGGCAATAGCCTTATATTCCTGCACACCCATCTTCCCCATGTTGTGAAGTTCCTCTTTAAGGCGTTCCATTCCTCCTTCAATCTGGGGGACTTTTTCTTCTTCCTTTAGCGGGAAAATAATTTTGGATCCCACAAACCATGCAATAAGGATCAGGATAATAGCCAACGGGAACCCGGCGACAAACCAGTCCTGATAGCTGAATATCCTTCCGCCGATCGCTCCCGCCATCAATGCCGCGGCCAACAGGTTGGAACCGGCACCGGTGAGGAAACCTGAGGCCCCCACATTGATCTGGAACAGGTTTTGCAAGACCAGGTTCCTCCCGAAGTTATTTCGTTTGCTTCCTCCGGTAGCCCCATAGATGGCAGCAATGACCATAAAGATAGGCAATAAAATGGCAGCTTTGGCTGTTGTGGCCGAAATAAAAGCAGAAAGGACAATATTGATAATGATAAAACTGAAAATTATCCACGACGCCGATTTCCCGAAGCGTACCATAAACCACAATGCAAAACGCTTGGCCACCTGCGTCTTCACCAGCATACTGGCAAGCACAAAAGAGAGGATATTCAACCACATCACCGGATGTCCAAGTTGTGCAAAAGCGGTCTTCTCGGTGGTAACCCCAAAAACAACAATGCCGAAGATCACCAGTAACGATGTCAGGTAGTTGGGCAGGGCCTCGGTAATCCACAGCACGATAGCTGCAGCAAATATGGCAAGCATGGCGTAATTGATCCTGATAAACGCCTCATAACCCAGAATATCCAGGCGTGCTGTCGCTGTGGTATCCAGGCCATCCGCCGAGAGCGTATTCAGGAAAGGTATATCGATAACCCAGTAGATCAGTGCAAAAACGATGATAGCCAAAGGGGCTCCCACCATAGCCATCCATTTTTCAACACCGGATTTTTGCATCTTAGGCAGTTTCTCTATCCGGTAATTATTCATGTCGATCGGATCGAACTTCGTCTCTTTTTCCATTCTCTCTTCTGTTTGGGAAATTTTCAGGTACGGGACACGTGTCATACAGACTACGTCTCCCGAAAAAGCTTGTAACTATGTCTCAGGTAGTATAAAAATAACGTTTATAAAGAGTCGTGACTACCACATGGCAGCACGACTCTTCATGAAAACAGATTCAAATTGACTCTACCACTTGGTATAAGGATTCTTCATCAACATCGAATTGTAAAAACGGGCATCGCCGGTCACTTCTTCACCCAGCCATTCCGGTTTTTCAAACTGGTCACCTTCGCTGGATAATTCTATCTCCGCTACAACCAGTCCCTGGTTTTCACCATAGAACTCATCCACTTCAAAAGTAAACTTGCCCGATTTTACTTCATAACGGGTTTTGTCGATCACGCCCGGTTCGCAGATCTTAAGCAGCTCCTCTACTTCCGTTACCGGGATCTCTTTTTCCCACTCATAGCGGGATGCTCCGCTTGCGCTGCCCATTCCCTTTATGGTGATATAACCCTTGTCGCCTTTGATACGTACCCGAACGGTGCGTTCGGGAACCGACGAGAGGTATCCCTGGGTAATACGCATCTGCCTGGCCGCTTCATTCTTAAAAGCATCAGACGTCACCAAAAACTTTCTTTCTATTTCCTGTGCCATGATTGTTATATAATTAATTTGCCAATGGTTTGTTGATCATTCCGATCACACGTTTGATCGCCTGCAGGTAATTGATATTTTCCACACCTCCCAGACCGACTTCCTGAATGGTTTTTTTAATATCTTCCACTTCGGTCGATTCGGAGTTGATGGTTTTCACCATCGCACCGTTGATATACACTTCTCCGGTTTCACAGATCGTGTCGTTCACCATATATCCATAGCGATGTTTCTCCACTGTCACAGCCTGCAGGTCGGGATGCGCATCGATCATACCCAGGAACTCCTCCAGTGTATAGGTATCTTTGGTGAGTTGGGGCAGGTTATCTACTTTGAAAGCGGGAAATACCTCTTCGTTCAGCACGGTAGCGGAGATAGGGAATTCACCTTTCATCAGCGGATTCCATTGTTCCAATCCGTCAACAGTCTGTACGTAGGTCTTGATATCCATTTTTCCGTCGCGTATCTTTGTATTATTTACATCGTTCGTACGACTCACGATGTAGGTTTCCGTGCTGCGACGCTCCCATACTTTCTCGGGTACGGGAATGGAAAGACGGGCCATCCGTTTTTCCGCCTCACAAAAACAACGTCCGAATGAACGGAACTCAAATCTCGGTTTCGAGATTGCACCAATCTCCATCTTTTCTTTGCTCATATTATTTTGATATTTATTATTACAACTCATACGACAACCTCAGAAAGGACCGGAATAAACAAACCGAATCGGCATGCAACATCCCGGTCTTCCGTCTGATTTACATATCGAGAAATTGTTTTATTAGCTTTGAGGAATATCGTTTCCTGTGGCTGGATTAGCAGCACCGTTTGTCGGCGTGGCCAACTTCCAGTCTCCGGTTCCATTGGGAATCCGTTGATAGGAATTGGGTGCGGTATCACTGATACCAACACCAAGATTCGATTCATCTCCACGCAGGAAGACGCCTAAACTCGCTCCATCAGGTCCGAACAATTCAAATTTCAGGTTTTGCTTTGGTGAAATTCCGCTTCCTCCTGACAAATGCGGATTGTCAGGGTTACTCTGGATAATAAGCACATATCCTCCTGCGGGTATTTTACCGCTCTCCGCCGTTCCTGTCCACCAGGCACTTGAACCATTATTCTTCACAAGTGATACGCCGGTCAATGAAAGCTCCACCGATCCCTTGTTAAATAACTCAATAGCTTTGCTATTGCCATCAATTTCATTTAATACCAGATTGTTATAATCAATAGGAGGTGCTCCCACCGTATACGTCAGTTCATTTGAGACGGCAGAGACCCCTGCTTTATTATCGGCTGACACAGTAAATGTAACAACTGCCTTATCGGCCTGTTTTGGAATTACCCCGGTATAGGTATCACCGTTTCCTTTTGTCATGGTTACCTCCGACTGGCTTCCGCCGTTTACCTTATATTGAATCTTGGCTCCGGTCACGCCTTGCAGGTCGGTAATGGTCGCCGTTATGGTCACGTCATCAGCAGGAGTTACTTCCAGCGGGGCGAACTCTACTTTCTCTATGTTTGCCGGGCCTTTATACATCTCGTCTTCCACGCATGATACAGCCAGTAATACCAGTACAATAAATATATTTGCTATTAAAAATTTAGTCTTCATTATGATTGTAAATTTAGAGGATTATTAGAAAACAATTTCACAACGCAGTGATACCATGCTGTAATCTATACCCGCTTTGCCTTTCGACTCGGTCACTTTTGTATAGTCTTTCGTAGGTTTACCGGCCGCATCATGGCCTACCAACAATTTACCTTTACCATTCGCATAACGGTCGTTGTTGTTATACTGGTAGTTGAGCATGAATTTCACATTATTATTCACCCAGAAGTTCATGCCCAGGGCATAAGCTTCGGATGCCCCACCATAGACACCTCCATCGAAATCGTTCAGGTCGATACTCTCATAACGGGCAGTCAATTCCAAATCACCCCATTTTTGTCCGCGCTGTACACGATTGTATTTTGCTCCTCCGTAATCGTAGCGTTGCTGACCGCCGAAAAGAAGATATCCGGCCTGTGCATACCATCCGCCGAAATTCTTGTTATCCTTGTTCACCATGGGGGAATCGTCCTTAAGGGAAACGGTACTCCCAATATAGGCGGTTTCCACGCGAAGCCCTTTATAATGGCCTGCCAACTCTGCTGTATAGAGCAATGAGTGATCTACCCCTTTAATCACATCGGTATCGACATACTTTTTCCGGTTGATAGAAGTAGAGTTCCTGGCACTGTAGCGTACACCGCCAAAATCGGATGGCGCATCAGTAGATTTGGGAGTCCGGTATGATACCGCTCCTCCTATATGCAACCCCATGTCATTGTATTTGTGTAACGGGCGTAAAACCAGTTTTCCGGTGTACGACTCTCCGGTACCGCGACCATAATCCTTATTGTTATCCTGTACATTGGTCACTTCTTCCAATCCTGCAATCTCCTGAAAGAAAATACCGGCTGACGCCCAGATCAATGGGATACTGTACTTGATATTGGCTCCCAGATGACGGGATGGCGCGAGATATGTCACCATAGGACGCTCCATAAACTGAAGGTAACGGGATGAGGTATTCCTTTGCATGGAAAAATTTTCTTTGAAGTTACCCACTTGTATTTCCACATTCTTGATCCCGTCGTAACGGAGAATGGCATCTTTCAACTCCGCAGTCCCGTCAGCCATGTCGATATCAAATTCACCGTACCAGTTCCGCGTTACCTGGGCTTTTACCGCAAAACGGGCACGACGGATACTGGCTCCGTTTCCAATCTCGTCATAATCATCATCCACACCGAAAAAGCCTGCGTAGTCGGCCTGAACCCGTCCATCAAGCCATATCTTGTAATCAGAATCTTCCGATTCGAAAACAAGCCTTCCATCCTGCATTTCAGTCTTAATCTTCTTAGACTGTACTTCCATTCCATACTGGTCGTATTTTACCCCGTCCTGTGCGAAAGCGGAGCCTGTAACAAAAAGTACCAGCAATAAACAAATTGTTTTTCTTCTCATTCGTAATATTATTTTTAAATTAAACATGTTATAGTGATTGAATAAACTGTGTCAGACTGTCGTTTCTATTCAGCCCCATTTTGGTTCTTAACCGGTAACGCGATATCTCTACGCTTTTGGTTGAAATATTAAGCAGTGGCGCCATTTCTTTTGATGACAAACCGATTCGCAGCAGGACCAGAATTTTCTTTTCTTTATTTGTCAGGTTAGGATAGGATTCATTTAGTTTTTCGATGAATTCCATATGCACTTGTTCGGCCTGGCGATAGATCTCATCTACTTCACCCGAAAAACTCATACGCTGTTTTATCTCTATCAACTGGTTTCTCAGTAGTTTATTCTTTTCCTCGGCAGTACTAGCCCTGATAGCCTGCTCTATGGAGTCCGAAATAAGTTCCAGGTATCTGCGCTGTTCACCGATGTTTAACGAATAGGTTATCAGCTGATTTTTTTTCTCCTCCAAACGGGTGGCCAGACTCACATTTTCCAATTGAACGGTACTGACTTCTATTTCATTCAATGCTTTCTGGTAATCGCTAAACTGATTCTGTTCGGCTTGCCGATAACCCTCGGCACGCGCTTTCGCGTAATTACGCTTGTTCAGGACAACAGTATAAATAATAAAAGCTATTACCAGAAGGATCAGCGCCATAAGGAAAAATTTATTGGTTGCATTTACAGGTATGTAGTATGTCACAGCAGCAGCTTGCTCCGCATGAACTACCGGATCGGGGATGATCTCATTATCCGACACCGGGATTCCGAAAACCCTGTCCACAAAGAATAAACTGACAAACGTGAAAGCAGCCGACAGGATGGGAGTAGTAATCCAACTCAGCATAATATTCCCAAGCATCTTCATCTTCAGTTCCTGTACTCCCTTCACAAGTCCTACGCCGATCAAGGCACCGACCAACACTTGGGTGCTGGAAACCGGCACCAAAGGTATCGGCGGCAAACCGGTACTTATTAACGCGTTGGACAGGGATGTAGAAGAAAAGATAAATAAAACCAAAGCTTGCGCCAGTACTGCCACGATCGCCATTTCCGGAGTCATTGACAGAACACCGTTGCCTATTGTGTACATTACTTTCTTGCTATAGGTAAAAATACCTAAGGCGATCGCGAGGGAGCCGATGAAAAACAGCAATTGTGTTGAAGAAATATACAACGAGCCGATACTGAGTGAAACAGAAAACGAATTCACGAATACCCCCATCACATTGGCGATATTATTTGCACCCAGACTGTAGGCGGCAAACGCGCCGACAATTATTAATGAAGTCCTGATGATTGACTCCATCTTCAGCATGTGCATACGCGATGAATGGATAAATTTGCGAACCAGCAAATACAAGACAAAAGAGAATACGGCGCCCAGGATCGGGCCAAAAACCCACGAGCCCACTATTTTTACCAAAATGCCGTATTCAACAGGATTTGAAGTGTAATAGCACCAGCCGATAATAGCCCCGACAATGGCTTGGCCTGTTGAAATAGGCAAGCGATACTTTGTCATTATCGTCACGATAATAGCGGCGCACAGTGCGACCGTAAAAGCGCCCCCAATCATATTTACGGAACCCAGTTCAGATAAGGTCTTCGTGGTACCGGCCCCCTGTATTACCGCCCCCAGTATAACGAATATGCTTCCGATGATAGCGGCTGTCCTGAATTTGACCATCCGGGTTCCGACTGCCGTACCAAAGATATTGGATGCGTCATTGGCGCCTAATGACCAGCCTAGAAACAGCCCACTTACAAGGAAAAGGTATATAAACATATCTCCTAAATATTATACCATTCGTTTAATTGCCATAATAGAGAGCAGATCCGCTACTTTTTCGGCCGTGTCCGAGATATTTTCTATATGCAATGTGAAATACCGCAAATGGAACTTTTCACTCAACTTTAGATCCGGCATTTCTTTAAATATCTTTCGCCGGATGATATCTGCCATCAGGTCAGTTTCCTTTTCATAAAAATAAACCCTGTGTATCTTTTCATTTACATTTACAGGCTCATTAAAGTATGACTTCGCGGCAGGTATCGTGGATTCGGCAGCAGAGACCGATGTTTGGGTAAGGCGGATAAAGTCGGATATCAACTCTGCAGGAATATTGGGTGTCTCCACCTCAAATTGGAATAAATTCTTTTTTGCCTGATCAATCAGATTGTCCATCTCTTCAAGCAGGCGCATGATATCTCCCCGTACCTGTGGCATCAACGATTGGACATACAAGGTCGTTTCAATCTCTCGACGCAACTTATCAGAATCTCTCTCTGAGTTAGCGAGTTCCAATATATCGTTATTGAATTTCTCTGTATTATTATACAGGTAATTTTTCACTCCTTCTTTAAAAAGCAACAAACTCTGGTCAACACAATTCAAGAATTTATCAATGAGTTCTATGGATTGATTGGTTCGGGAAAATAACATGATTGATATAGCAATTAAAATGTGATTGGTTATAACTAAAATAA
This window of the Proteiniphilum saccharofermentans genome carries:
- the mnmA gene encoding tRNA 2-thiouridine(34) synthase MnmA, encoding MEIAALVSGGVDSSVVVHRLKEMGYDPTIFYIKIGMEDKDGYIDCPSEEDIEIVSFIARKYGCRFEIVSLHEEYWDSVVRYTIDSVKRGLTPNPDMMCNKLIKFGVFEQKWGHQFDKIATGHYATTTELDGLTWLSTAKDHIKDQTYFLGQISYMQVSKLMFPIGDLLKSEVRTIAAREKLPSAQRKDSQGICFLGKVNYNEFIERYLGRKDGLIVELETGNILGKHQGFWFHTIGQRKGLGLSGGPWFVIKKDVQRNIVYVSKGYDTIHQYGEIINLQGFEFITKDIWGDFDGEKEITFKIRHTPEFTPGKISKIGDLYRIHSSEPVQGIAAGQFGVVYDTEKNLCLGSGMIY
- a CDS encoding outer membrane beta-barrel protein; protein product: MRRIFIVVFLFLLLSIPKIQAQFEGTLGLGVHAGYGAEVNNLGGGIHIHFYRTNNIRFAPSFTYFLEDKGENMWMTDLDAHYILPVSYSASLYPIAGLHYSQWKYDASKGNGDSEKDWTKNRLGANLGLGFQHDIAYRVRANFELKYQFIKDYSQVFFSAGIGFWF
- the hflX gene encoding GTPase HflX → MKDLITNEIKKENAILVGLITPEQNEEKVNEYLYELAFLAETAGLTPAKRFVQRLETPNTVTFVGSGKLQEIKNYVEEEENEIGVVIFDDELSARQLRNIERELKIRIMDRTSLILDIFAMRAQTAHAKAQVELAQYQYLLPRLTRMWTHLERQRGGGGTIMRGPGETQLETDRRIILDKISRLKQELKEIDKQKSVQRKNRGKLVRVALVGYTNVGKSTLMNLLSKSEVFAENKLFATLDTTVRKVTIENLPFLLTDTVGFIRKLPTHLIESFKSTLDEVREADILVHVVDISHPAFEEQIEVVEKTLFEIDETEKPSILVFNKIDAFSHVEKDEDDLTPKKRENYTLEELKQTWMHKMKENCIFISAREKTNIDNLKQIIYDKVKEIHITRFPYNDFLYQNYEEEE
- a CDS encoding DASS family sodium-coupled anion symporter, producing the protein MEKETKFDPIDMNNYRIEKLPKMQKSGVEKWMAMVGAPLAIIVFALIYWVIDIPFLNTLSADGLDTTATARLDILGYEAFIRINYAMLAIFAAAIVLWITEALPNYLTSLLVIFGIVVFGVTTEKTAFAQLGHPVMWLNILSFVLASMLVKTQVAKRFALWFMVRFGKSASWIIFSFIIINIVLSAFISATTAKAAILLPIFMVIAAIYGATGGSKRNNFGRNLVLQNLFQINVGASGFLTGAGSNLLAAALMAGAIGGRIFSYQDWFVAGFPLAIILILIAWFVGSKIIFPLKEEEKVPQIEGGMERLKEELHNMGKMGVQEYKAIAIFVAVLVLWATDKQHGISQTTVAFAGAIVALLPKIGIVNWNEVDIPWHLMLFSAGAYALGVGLDATGLPGTIVNVSFAKLGITAATPFWVIYLVLTFLMLFSALIFQSKTMRTLIFIPIALGIEQQFGFHPLSLAFPVALLNNHVYVLPFNSKPAALLYTTDQYSWSDTFKFGFTMMIIAWVMIIVWGETVFRWLGYTNGLFF
- a CDS encoding CYTH domain-containing protein, giving the protein MAQEIERKFLVTSDAFKNEAARQMRITQGYLSSVPERTVRVRIKGDKGYITIKGMGSASGASRYEWEKEIPVTEVEELLKICEPGVIDKTRYEVKSGKFTFEVDEFYGENQGLVVAEIELSSEGDQFEKPEWLGEEVTGDARFYNSMLMKNPYTKW
- a CDS encoding lamin tail domain-containing protein, translating into MKTKFLIANIFIVLVLLAVSCVEDEMYKGPANIEKVEFAPLEVTPADDVTITATITDLQGVTGAKIQYKVNGGSQSEVTMTKGNGDTYTGVIPKQADKAVVTFTVSADNKAGVSAVSNELTYTVGAPPIDYNNLVLNEIDGNSKAIELFNKGSVELSLTGVSLVKNNGSSAWWTGTAESGKIPAGGYVLIIQSNPDNPHLSGGSGISPKQNLKFELFGPDGASLGVFLRGDESNLGVGISDTAPNSYQRIPNGTGDWKLATPTNGAANPATGNDIPQS
- a CDS encoding OprO/OprP family phosphate-selective porin, with protein sequence MRRKTICLLLVLFVTGSAFAQDGVKYDQYGMEVQSKKIKTEMQDGRLVFESEDSDYKIWLDGRVQADYAGFFGVDDDYDEIGNGASIRRARFAVKAQVTRNWYGEFDIDMADGTAELKDAILRYDGIKNVEIQVGNFKENFSMQRNTSSRYLQFMERPMVTYLAPSRHLGANIKYSIPLIWASAGIFFQEIAGLEEVTNVQDNNKDYGRGTGESYTGKLVLRPLHKYNDMGLHIGGAVSYRTPKSTDAPSDFGGVRYSARNSTSINRKKYVDTDVIKGVDHSLLYTAELAGHYKGLRVETAYIGSTVSLKDDSPMVNKDNKNFGGWYAQAGYLLFGGQQRYDYGGAKYNRVQRGQKWGDLELTARYESIDLNDFDGGVYGGASEAYALGMNFWVNNNVKFMLNYQYNNNDRYANGKGKLLVGHDAAGKPTKDYTKVTESKGKAGIDYSMVSLRCEIVF